The uncultured Ilyobacter sp. genome has a segment encoding these proteins:
- a CDS encoding DUF2194 domain-containing protein: MKFKYFMLITFITALGLQYFRVKKLPTYFTLKQERDFIVPEGKKGDLNIENPQKQLLLYSEDGIGTREILYNLNKVFEFTKTKHDSQKINGYQGEISGYSSVIIVAEDFTGMRKEVFLGIKKFIEDGGNLIVLERSFKSPFNSMGGILNIDGFTETSGIKFYTSFFPGMETTKPSGEFISGSSLKLNLSPDAEIIVASDDDTPLIWEIPYGKGRIIYSNTSMFEGNTTRGLLTQLIAYGNDYFIMPVFNSKIAHIDDFPAPIPSGDNKKIHEEYNMNNINFFKKVWWPDMESIAQREKLRYTTFIIGDYTDATDKRKIVDFTEKLRETTGYFGREVFQDEGELGFHGYNHFSLVLEGGMNFEDYGYIPWTGIEDMIFSLEKLKDLTKDLYGEEVKIFSYVPPSNIITKDGKKALIAALPELKSISGIYMGDYEPGLLLQEVGRDPDYPQLYSLPRFSAGFHYSEDLMWSIYNAIGAYGCVSHFVHPDDITDQERGKGKSWEQLKKEYEKIFSQINIHFPFLDADVQSDATLKYMQMEGLVIDHEKIKNIIKINFNNYRGPVNTFVRIRGNRIKDVENGEFQLIEKTAKDNLYLVKFDAEKSHIILGGEGL; this comes from the coding sequence ATGAAATTTAAATATTTTATGCTGATTACTTTTATAACTGCACTGGGGCTTCAGTATTTTCGTGTAAAGAAACTTCCCACATACTTTACTTTAAAGCAGGAAAGGGATTTTATTGTACCTGAAGGTAAAAAGGGTGATCTGAATATAGAAAATCCCCAAAAACAGCTTCTTCTTTACAGTGAAGACGGTATAGGAACTAGGGAGATTTTATATAATCTAAATAAAGTTTTTGAATTTACAAAGACTAAACATGACAGTCAAAAGATAAATGGCTATCAAGGAGAAATATCTGGTTATTCCAGTGTGATAATTGTAGCAGAGGATTTTACAGGAATGAGAAAAGAAGTTTTTTTAGGTATAAAAAAATTCATCGAAGATGGGGGAAACCTCATTGTTTTGGAAAGATCCTTTAAAAGTCCCTTTAATTCCATGGGGGGGATACTGAACATTGATGGTTTTACAGAGACGTCAGGGATTAAGTTTTATACAAGTTTTTTTCCGGGAATGGAAACTACAAAACCAAGTGGTGAATTTATATCGGGGTCTTCATTAAAGCTAAACCTCTCTCCTGATGCAGAGATTATAGTTGCGTCTGATGATGACACCCCCTTGATCTGGGAAATCCCTTACGGAAAGGGAAGAATAATATATTCCAATACTTCAATGTTTGAAGGGAACACGACTCGGGGGCTTCTGACTCAGCTTATAGCCTACGGAAATGATTATTTCATAATGCCGGTGTTCAACTCCAAGATAGCTCATATTGATGATTTTCCAGCACCGATACCTTCTGGGGACAATAAAAAAATTCATGAAGAATATAATATGAATAATATTAATTTCTTTAAAAAAGTATGGTGGCCTGACATGGAGTCTATAGCTCAGAGAGAGAAGCTTCGATACACCACTTTTATAATAGGGGATTACACCGATGCCACAGATAAAAGAAAAATTGTAGATTTTACAGAGAAGTTAAGAGAAACAACAGGATATTTTGGGCGGGAAGTTTTTCAAGATGAGGGAGAGCTAGGTTTCCACGGATATAATCACTTTTCCCTGGTTTTAGAGGGTGGTATGAATTTTGAGGATTATGGTTATATCCCCTGGACAGGGATAGAGGATATGATTTTTTCCCTTGAAAAACTAAAAGATCTGACCAAGGACCTCTACGGTGAGGAAGTAAAAATATTTTCTTATGTGCCACCAAGTAATATTATAACAAAAGATGGAAAAAAAGCCCTGATTGCTGCTCTGCCTGAACTAAAATCAATTTCCGGAATTTATATGGGAGATTATGAGCCTGGGTTACTTTTGCAGGAAGTAGGAAGAGATCCAGACTACCCGCAGCTTTACAGTCTGCCTAGGTTTTCTGCAGGATTCCACTACAGCGAGGATCTAATGTGGAGTATATACAATGCCATAGGAGCCTATGGTTGTGTTAGTCATTTTGTACATCCTGATGATATTACAGATCAGGAGAGAGGCAAGGGTAAATCCTGGGAGCAGCTGAAAAAAGAGTATGAAAAGATATTTTCACAGATAAATATTCATTTTCCATTCTTAGATGCAGATGTTCAGAGTGACGCAACTCTTAAGTATATGCAGATGGAAGGGCTAGTTATAGATCATGAGAAAATAAAGAATATTATAAAAATTAATTTTAATAATTATAGAGGTCCGGTAAACACCTTTGTGAGAATAAGAGGTAATAGGATTAAAGATGTTGAAAATGGAGAGTTTCAGCTAATTGAAAAGACTGCTAAAGATAACCTTTATCTTGTGAAGTTTGATGCTGAAAAATCACATATAATACTGGGAGGTGAAGGATTATAA